The genomic window ATATCTCCTCAGGCGTGGCCCTGTCATTAGTCACATCCCTTGAAAGAAGAAATTGCAATGAGCAAAGGTGGCAGAAAACATAGCTAATGATCAGTACCTTCGGTTTCCACCGATCAAGTCCCTGTAGTTGACTCCAGGAAGCTCCATCCAGATCCCAAGACTGATGGTCAGCATGGAGCCTTCCATTGCCTGAGGAGGAACGGAGGCGGCAAATCAAAAGTTTCCAGGCAAGAAAATCAGGATGGAACCTACATGCCATGCTCCTCCAGGCGTGGCCTTCCCTAAGACCAGATGTGGGATGTGTTGCTGTTTCTCTCTCCTCCACTGAAGCACGGGAGGATACTCATAGCCAAAGTCGGCATTTGGGTGCAGTAGTGTGTCAAATAGCAGTGCCACGGCGTTCCTCGACCGTCCCTCAAGACCTTCGCTCAAATATTCCAGATCCTGGAGACAAAAAGGAGCTGAGTTCCTAATTAACTTGTATGGCAAATTCTGCTAACTACGTTTGTACCTGTTCAGTGATGGCAAGGTGTTTGGTCTCCTGTAGTTTTCTGTAGAGTATCGGGTTTGGGTGGACCGTTGTCGGGTCTAGGTAGGGCTTGTTGCCACTTAACAGGTAAGACAGACTGATACCTGATGGTCCATTgcctgaacaaaaaaaagagatttgatTGAATGAGTGGAACAATCTTAATTACTCAAATGATGACATGTGAGATTTGTGTTACCTATAATAATGACAGGAACAATTATCGGGGGTTCTTGTGGGTGAGTGGTTTCTTCCAGAAGAGGCATGGCTGGAGCCAGACCTGGCACTGAAAAGGAACACAAAAGTTCTAAACATTTCCGTAACTGTCCATCTGATATTCTACTAAAACGCAGACCCTTGTTTGTGCTTGGTGATCAGGTTTAAACCGGCCGGCTAGCTGTCATTGTTCCTGCACGGCGATATTGTCGTCGTTGATCGGACCCCCTCCCCTTACATGGAAAGCACCCTGTCACAAGATAAAATGCCAACCATTTCCCTTCCTGCCAGAGTGCCCACACCCCCTGGCCCAACCTATCAAACAGCGCCTGGGGCCAGGCTTCCATCTCTTAAACCCCAGTGGCGCTTTCCAAACAAAAGCCAGTTCTAATCAGATTTATATAGGCTGGGCCCTGTTATGAAACATTACTATTGTGTGTAGTGGTTAGACGACAGTGCCATTGTGTGCCCACCGGGTGGCAAATCCCGTCTGATCACTCCTCCCCAGTAGGCTTTAATCTCACTGGGTTCGTTTATGCCTTTACTATATAAGAATGTAATTCTGGCACAATGACAGATCCAACCATCATAGGTCCTTCCACTCAGTGACACTTCTGCCATAACATGCATCATCCAAAGTGCACATTTTGTGTCTTCTAAGCATTTTCGATGCTATAGTTACAAATCATAACATTGCGATAATTACCTTCTAATGGACTGCACTCTAGTGTacgcatagaataaatagaatGTGAGCCTCCTCAATATATTCTAAAATAAGAATCTTTTCACACTTAAGTGGAACATGATCTTAGACGATCCACTTGTATAAACTCCACTGTTCACTTCTAGAAAtggcaaaaataaaagtaatctTCCCAGGCTTTATCTATACATGGGCTACATATTGAAATATAAATAATGCTTAATTGCATCACATGCTGACTGTTTTTCTCTTCATCATCAATCTCCAGCAGTGCGTCAAGTGCCAAACCGTGTATCATTCCATCGTTGAGGTCAAACGCCTAAGCAAGGGACGTTCAAGTCCCATTCAAGGACGGCGCGTTTCTTACCGCTCTTGGGATGGTCTCCTCCTCCACGCTGTTCCGTGATCACGACCGCCTGCGGCGTGTGCCTTTATAAATCCAGGGATGCTAGTGGGAGGATCTATAAGCACACGCCACGATCCACGCACTTAATTCCAGCTGATCATTTGAGAACGGATCTGCTCTTCGCTCTGTCTGTGGCAGATTGTGTCCGTGTGAGatgatttcaaaaaaaaaaaaggtgtcgtCACATGCGCATCTCCTTCTGCGCCGGCAAGTGTAGGCGCGTTCACGCATCACTTTCTGGGCATCCGCGTGCACGCGCTCGCTCTGCACACTCCACGTGGAAGCGTGCACAGAAAGCCGGCGCGCCCCCGTCAACACGTCACAGGGCAAAACAACACGTCTGATGTGTGATTTTGGCCAGCATATTTTGGTCATAAAAGCATTAAGAAATTGCTTTAATAAATCTGGTCACTGTAGATATATGAAGCCTGGCATCCCAAAGGATGGTGTCTGTCTGGCTTGGCAGGTTAAAATATATGACCCCCAATTATATTAGAGACTAGCGTAAATTACTCGTGATGGTCGAGACgaataatattttatattactgTACATAGTGGATTTAATGTTTGCAGTTAACATTGTCTCCATTGTCATGTTCTGATAGCCCGGTTGTGTGTATGATTCCCAATACATAGGATTTGTTCTTTTGAATATCTGAGCAGCCAATGAAGTGTAGTTGAGTTTCAAATTAGCAAATTTAAGTCATATTAATAAACGCCTTTGTCTATACTGTTGTCGCAATTACGAGGTTTATATGAGGACTTGAACGCAGCAGCACAGCAGGACCTCGACATGACATGGTCACGTGTTCAGGGGTGGGGCTACGTTTAAACATGTCACCAAGCAAATGGACCTTAAAGCTTTTAatcagtgtgtgtttttgtatttatagtgtgtgtgtgcttcttgGAAACACCCCACTCGTGCATTAGTGTGAAAGTTTTGCATTAAATGCCCAAACGTAGCATAGCTTGCTAGCAGGCCAAACGGTCACGTGATTATGTCATGTGGGTCCCTTGGAggatagtgatgtgcattccagttcttttaagtgaactgaatctttagaatcagttcactcaaaagattcgttcaaacgaatcgtccccttttctttttgttttttttttacttcaataacacacacaactaAGTAATACACTTAACAATACACCAGACCAAAAAACAAGTAacgtatgcatatatacgcctaaatattgttatccaatatatctactgcaatttcacattagattgctggtttgaaatttactgttattattattttaataaacatttatgttcaaacttgtctggtgttttattctttgtttttatattcgccaattaaaacaaaaatcagacatttggttaactgctatATATGACCATCTGTTTTACgcttttgagtgaaccgattctagaTTCTCGAGCTGGAATATACATCATTAGtacaaaacagtgcagacaGCCATAGGCTACCAGGTGgaaatagccgactggttaATGACATGAGCTCTCGATCGGTAGCATCTAGTTCAATCCCAGGTGTAAGCATATACTTATGCTTTTAGAATTGGAACCtaatggacactccattaggtacaccgccattttcaagtgtacctaataacaggccagttcattagggaaaaatcatggccaaagcttaatcttggaaaacatgttggaatgcggccccaaggactagagcttgagacctgtgacctttgaccatgatatttcctgaataaagtggcctgttattaggtacacttgaaaatggcggtgtacctaatggagtgtccgtgtgattccctcgttaagcgcacctgcgtgaaaacttttagctcctttcacgttctgtatggaagtttatctgtgccatcggattttgaattcgaatttgtagcactgaatttttttacatccaattattaacactgaatttttttttgcatctaaatcagactttgtattttaaaagccatcgaatttctagcactgaatttttttttcctaagacatttttttcaatgtctcaaaaaattcagtgtcaaaaaattcaatgtcttaaaaaattcagtgtaaaaaaattcgacatctcaaaaaattcaatgtaaaaaaatccaatgtctaaaaaaattcagtgtaaaaaaattcgatgtctccaaaaattcagtgtaaaaatattcagcgcggacatccggggtaaccaagggagaagtaatcgatccctgtatcaaatcatccaacgttcagccaatcaagttacgctccattggtcatgtgacgtcgtaacaggaacgtcgtgaagttcaaaggtaacagtaacagttaatactgtaatactgtaatgaacttgaacttcacgacgttcctgtttcgacgtcacatgaccaatggagcgtaacttgattggctgaacgttggatgattctatacagggatcgattacttctcccttggttaccccggatgtccgcgctgaatatttttacactgaatttttggagacatcgaatttttttacactgaatttttttagacattggatttttttacattgaattttttgagatgttgaatttttttacactgaattttttaagacattgaatttttttacactgaattttttaagacattgaaaaaaatgtcttaggaaaaaaaaattcagtgctagaaattcgatggcttttaaaattcaaagtctgatttagatgcaaaaaaaaattcagtgttaaaaattggatgtaaaaaaattcagtgctacaaattcgaattcaaaatccgatggcacagataaacttccatagttctgcaagagctaaaacttttcacgcaggtgcgcttaacgagggtcacttggaaaacatattggaacgctgcccctcgaggactggaggtcgacacccctggtttaagtgaaatgtgccacacccaccctcacccccactttctgattggctggttgatctgtgacatcacttggacactccattaggtacaccgccatttttaggtgtacctaataacaccagttcattagggaaaaatcatggccaaagtttaactgaaagtgaaaagtgccacacccgccctcacccccactttctgattggctgtttgctctgtgacgtcacttggacactccattaggtacaccgccattttcaagtgtacctaataacaggccagttcattagggaaaaatcatggccaaagcttaagtgaaagtgaaaagtgccacacccgccctcacccccactttctgattggctgtttgatctgtgacgtcacacggacactccattaggtacaccaccattttcaggtgtacctaataactttatgcattttttgtacttgtcaagaatgtgtatttgactacttgctctttattttgggggacaccaacacatattacacaacgtaaaacacatatacatattgtcatataaagcagttaaccaaatgtcagatttttgttttcatgccccaaaaaataaaacaccagacaagttaacaggttttaatgtttattaaaataataataataataaaaaataatagtaaatttcaaaccagcaatctaatgtgaaattgcagtagatatagtGGATAATAATATTTAGGCGcatatatgcatacacattattttaagtgttataaaatcaagatgacccaaagagaagcatcatctccccgttgttgcataacgggacacgcaataaagttagccgttagcttggagaaaacgtgcataaaagaagtggtgtttcagtggttctttctttccttggccaGGAGGGAGACCCAACACTTTCACTGACTGaaccgttgatgcacgggaaggcagttcacccattgactcgttcgcgaacgagaaagtcaggattcgttccttCACTGAtctgttctcgcgatgaactggatatgcaattcacgactcgctcgtgaacgggaagtgacgtcattttcttcttcgttttgtttcacggcgaggtggcaccagcttcaatgtacATTACCGACCCCTACTGGTTGaaatcatatgaactgaaaaaaaagcaagtgattcgttcactctcgttcactgaatcgttcactcacgagccaacaccaTTGGAGTAGTGTCCCCCTTTGCTGCCCTTCTAGCGCACGCCGATTAGCCGCTAGCATATTAATACCATGCGGCTAAAAGTTTTTTAAAGATGGTTTACCTTTGCAGAATTTGCCTCCGTAAAGTAAGTATTACCGTGTGCTCAAATGTGTCCTTGCTGATTCGTAAATGATTGTACATGCTTGTTAATCGGTATCCAAGTAGCTACGAAGCGGTCACACGTCAAAACAACGCTaactattaggggtgtaaatcgcgggttttttcacgatacgatacaatatcgatataaagaactacgatacgatatttgccgatatcttaaagcctgctgcgattcattcacgatatatcgcgatatagtgctctacgatcgattttttttttttttttaataaaaaatatagaacaatatcctgatttataacaattcatacgcaaaatcaacaaggtactgcaaactctttatttaggaaatgacaagagtattgtagtatacaaagtgcttattttaacactgaactttgatgtcgtgttttttctttaaatgtgcggcgagatttgtgctccctgaatatttgatcaccgcatggcaggatttacaaactgcacgtgtcttgtccgttgagccatcttttctttggaatccaaagtgcttccaaacgaatgacttgaagcctaaaggggagcaaatttcctcgtctctttggacactagccatagcaccagcccaggagccgcgtacgagttgtccactcccctttcacgcgcgtgctctgctcacaacacaacaacgccgggcgcgctgctcccagaaagaggaagcaagcaacaatgaactggatttcaaaataaagtcgcgtctaatgtccgaggtcaaacacggcgatataaatcgatgtttacctttagcatcgatgccaataaatcgtgcggcattatatcgattaatcgatgtgtatcgatgtatcgttacacccctactaactaTGTAAGCAACGTTTTCTATATGATGTCCACAAACTGTTAGTGAGCACTGAAATGTCGTTTGCCAAGGTGAGGTGTTTCAAATACAATTAAATAACATATTGCAAAATGTCCGTTTCATTAAATAACACTGGCCATCCTAATGATTACTTTTGGAAATCATTTTCAGTATGGAAACTTTGTGGACAACGTCCGATTGTTTGTCCGTGGAGGTGCTGGCGGGATGGGCTTGCCCCGTGTTGGGGGTCACGGAGGAAACGGTGGAGATGTTTGGGTGGTCGCTGCAAAGAGCATGACCTTAAAAAAGGTCAAGGACAAGTACCCTCAAAAACGCTTTGCAGCCTACGTAGGAGCCAACAGCAGGTGGGAGGATGTTAGTGTGTTTACCGTGTTTATCTGGCTTTTAACAATTTTGTTTGTCAACAGTGTGCGTTCCTTGAAAGGACAGAGAGGGAAGGACAAGGAGATTTTGGTTCCTGTCGGTATCACAGTCACCTCTGATGATGGCAGGATACTCGGTAGGTGTCTCATTTGATGTTATCGTCAATGCGGGCAGATGGTAAagcatatttttgattttagGACTGAGATGCTTTCACCCGGCCTTAACGTGCGATTATGTTTCCGCTCCCTCACAAGGAGACTTAAACGCAGACGGTGATCGTGTGCTGGTGGCCAAAGGAGGATACGGCGGCGCCTTCTCCTCCGCTTTCCTGCCCAGTAAAGGCCAGTCGAGGCAGATCAGACTGGACCTCAAACTCATCGCCGACATGGGCCTGGTGGGGTGAGTACACAAGCTTTAAGATCGTTTTAACAgttcatttgttgtttttaagaaCTTTTCTTTCCATCAGTTTCCCAAATGCGGGGAAGTCGTCTCTGCTGACTGCCTTGTCCAATGCAACCCCGCAGATAGCCAACTACCCTTGTAAGTCCTTGATTGACACCACACAATTGTCTTCATGCAGAtgaagattttttcttttttttgcagtcaccACTTTGAAGCCCCAGATCGGACTACTGTTGTACGAAGACCACAAGCAGGTGTGAAAAATTCCTCGACCTTTCTAGTTCCGTCCTGTTGCTGATGTAGTCGCTTCCCCGCTGGTCTAGATCTCCGTCGCGGACCTCCCGGGCTTGATCGAAGGCGCTCACATGAACAAAGGGATGGGACACAAGTTCCTCAAGCATGTGGAGAGAACCAAGCAGCTCTTGTTTGTGGTTGGTGGCGGTATTTTTTATACTCATCTacattttcactttgatttaaaaatgtgatgttttgttttttttaggtggacGTTTGCGGCTTCCAGCTCGCGAGTCAAACGCCGTTCCGCTCGGCTTTTGAGGCCGTGCAGCTGCTCACCAAGGTCACACTCATCTAGCTGCTCGACTTCTCCGATTTGAATCCTGAcctgtttttttcctcatttgctTTTCAGGAGCTGGAGTTGTACAAGGAGGAATTTGTGAGTAAACCGGCTCTACTGGTGGTCAACAAGATGGACTTGCCCCATGCGGAGCGTAAACTAGAAGAGCTGAAAGAGCAACTTGCCAACCCCGAAGGTAAACAAAAGCTTCTGGCTTTTCTTGAGAAAGATCTAACTAaccgtctgtgtgtgtggtgcagAATTCTGCCAGTCGTTGCCCGACGATATGATACCCAAGAGCCTCATGGCGTTCAGGCACGTTGTCCCCATCTCTGCCGCCACCGGGTTCGGCGTGGACCGCTTGAAAGATTTCATCCGGGAGTCACTGGAAGAAGAAGACTCCGACGCCACCGAGGCTTTCAGGAAAGAACGGCTGCAGCTCCTGAGGCAACACTCGCAATAACGACTTGTTTTGTACATAGCAGGAACAAATGTGTCGATGAaagatttattttatattaaatattacaaTACAGAATAATTAGGACAAAAAATAGGGGGTTGATTTTTGCATCAGTCTGTACAAGCATACAGGCAATCAATAAGACGGCACAAACAAGAGTGTACTTAC from Syngnathus typhle isolate RoL2023-S1 ecotype Sweden linkage group LG10, RoL_Styp_1.0, whole genome shotgun sequence includes these protein-coding regions:
- the gtpbp10 gene encoding GTP-binding protein 10 isoform X2, producing MGLPRVGGHGGNGGDVWVVAAKSMTLKKVKDKYPQKRFAAYVGANSSVRSLKGQRGKDKEILVPVGITVTSDDGRILGDLNADGDRVLVAKGGYGGAFSSAFLPSKGQSRQIRLDLKLIADMGLVGFPNAGKSSLLTALSNATPQIANYPFTTLKPQIGLLLYEDHKQISVADLPGLIEGAHMNKGMGHKFLKHVERTKQLLFVVDVCGFQLASQTPFRSAFEAVQLLTKELELYKEEFVSKPALLVVNKMDLPHAERKLEELKEQLANPEEFCQSLPDDMIPKSLMAFRHVVPISAATGFGVDRLKDFIRESLEEEDSDATEAFRKERLQLLRQHSQ
- the gtpbp10 gene encoding GTP-binding protein 10 isoform X1 — its product is MVYLCRICLRKYGNFVDNVRLFVRGGAGGMGLPRVGGHGGNGGDVWVVAAKSMTLKKVKDKYPQKRFAAYVGANSSVRSLKGQRGKDKEILVPVGITVTSDDGRILGDLNADGDRVLVAKGGYGGAFSSAFLPSKGQSRQIRLDLKLIADMGLVGFPNAGKSSLLTALSNATPQIANYPFTTLKPQIGLLLYEDHKQISVADLPGLIEGAHMNKGMGHKFLKHVERTKQLLFVVDVCGFQLASQTPFRSAFEAVQLLTKELELYKEEFVSKPALLVVNKMDLPHAERKLEELKEQLANPEEFCQSLPDDMIPKSLMAFRHVVPISAATGFGVDRLKDFIRESLEEEDSDATEAFRKERLQLLRQHSQ